Genomic window (Argopecten irradians isolate NY chromosome 2, Ai_NY, whole genome shotgun sequence):
CACATACACATGCATAACTTCAAACACAACTCATTctcatataaacaaatagtaaATCATTCGAATCACTAACAGTAATGGTAacataattgatatttacaaaacaaatcattGAAGCGTTTCCATTTAAAATCAGAACATATGCAGTAGTAATACAAattataatacataatatatgtcaTAAATATATCATTGGAAATCAATAAATTACAACATCATtcttaattgaaacaaatatgttttctgctttgtatatataataactaaaataaatttaacttgtattgtattataattattacaatTCCTTTTCAAAGATAAGAAAACATTACTTAAAGAGTATTTCGAAATGCCcaaatttaaaacacattgattAAGTAGTACACATTTGATAATCAATTAGAATTTTTCAATATAGCAACCAGAAAGAAAAGTCACAAATAACTGTCATAGCACTTGCTCCAGATCATCAACTTCTCAATTATCGGTCCGAGTAACTAAGGAGCAACTTATCATTAACCAATATAACACAACGCAGTTATAAATTCGTTTAAATATCCCATGCTATTATGTTATTGTAATGAATCATACATTGTTGtaagtcatattttttttttacattctgATAATTCAATTGATGCAATTCAAGAAAAAGAAAATCGGCTTCAAACTCATGTGAAGCATTTGCATTGAATTTTGGTTGATATACTACTCACACACGGTATGTATGTGTGAGTAGTGTATCAACCAAAATTACAGGAAAAAGCAAAGGAGTTAAACAAATTCAATTCCAATTAAAAAACTTCGATTTTTCTATCATCGCCACAAGGTGTGGTATTCCTTTTTTATAATCAAATATCTGCCACTATGACGGCTGAGCTTCTAAATCTACAACATATAAACAATCTGATTGATGGTATAACAGTATTATCACAAAGAGATATTGTGCATATActaatttttttatgaaaaaaatcacagaCACCAGACTTTTACAATATGTAGTGCATCATTCTCTTGCCTTATCATAGCAGCAATAGTCATTTCATCCTTATTGTGCAAATAGTAATAGACGATCTTCATCAGAGTTATTGATGACTATTTAAAGAAAATGCATTGCTTTGACCTTACAGTATAATTACTGtcatcaataataattaattagatctagttttcaatttttctttgaACAATCACCATGAACTTTTCATGATATTTCTGAATCAGTTATGATTTCACTTCAAGTTGCGATGACAGGGCCTGATAAAAAATGCACTGTTCCTCTTCCCGGATTGGTCTCATTAGAAGGCGTGAGAAATGTCATTAAGTAGTTAAGGTCAACAGACCGGTGTGACATTCGTGAAATCTGTCGCATTGACCAGCTTCTTCGGATTATTGTTGGCGACGCGGTTTTGACTGGGCAACCGATTTAGTGACGGGACTAAAAGAATAAGTGGAAAAAAGAAACAGTCAGTATTAAGCATCGTCAATGTAAAAGcttaaaataatacaatttcTTTTCTTGTTAAAGTAcacttttttgtatttaaattacatttattttaactAATATTATAATCAATGCTGTTCTCTGATAAAATAATGTCTATTTTAATCTATCTCTCCTGAACTGCTGTACCTCCTGCATTTTATCATTACTGAAAGACTTTTGAGTTCTATACCTGTTTATGAAACAGACAAAACCTCCTACTTTAAAACCaaaagataacattttattgacGTATACCATATTGAATGATGTTCTGCATTATATTCCAGAAAGTGTTTTGAATTGTCGTCTGATATTTTTGTCATGATTTTGTTCGATTCATTTCCAGGTTTAAAATAGGTGTCACTAATaaactgtacatatttttttctgccGAAATTCTAGAATGTCACCTTATTAACAAAAAACTTTGATACAacagtattacatattttatgctttaaaaatgagtaaaataatcaatgaataaaaatatcatgaagCACAAAAATGCTGGTGACAAATAAAGCATTAAAATATTCCTATTACTGAACAAATCTTTCCTATTTACACCAATCAAATAGATCTATCATTTTGGTCAATGATATTGAATAATATGATAAAAGCAAAATTTAGAAGAAAATAAAAGCATacaaaatagagaaaaaataatgcAGAATGTCCAAAAATGCTAGTCAGTAATTTGTAGAATAATTCACTACttttatgatataatttatatcataaagccaatatataatttgtgtatacacttaaataaataagcaaaatatttcaaaggcCAAACAAATTTTACTTTCAAATGTAGACAGAACaccaaaaataattttgcaaGGGGAATAAACTTGACTTGCTGGATAAAATAGAAAGAAAACCGTGATAAAATATTTAGCACACAGCATAAAAATGAATACTTTAATAACAATACACATGCAATCTTGATATATTCCCTTTACTTACAAAATGCCATTCATGGGAACTTAAGAGGGCAGAAGAAAGTGTCAAGGAAAGAATGTTAAGTACAGAAGAAATATTTCACAGTGTAGTTTACAATGGTATTAAGTACAGAAGAAATACTTTACAGTGTAGTTTACTATGGTATTAAGTACAGAAGAAATActttacagtactagtgtattcTAAGGCATTGATGTAGAAGGAATATCTTcgtctatgttaacagtgtataAGGAATATTACAGTGTGGTTATAAGGTTAACAGGTATAGAActgatgtaaaaaaataaataagagtATATAAAGGTTTTGTCTTTTGTTGTTAAAAGTTTTGGGTTTAAAAATGGCAGAAAATTAATTaccaaaaataataacaataaattaaaaaaaaaaaaaaaaaaaaaaatgaaataaacctTTGAATGTATATAAATCACATATAACTAAAGAATGATTAACATGTATGTCTGATaattgaaagagggatcttagctctgcttttcaaactttttaaaacatattacacataaattttgagacagattgcttcagtacttcctgagaaatagcggtaacaaacttcaactatcaaaatacaagatggtggccatctttgtCACCGTTTTGTCCCAGAGTGCAATGTGCAAAACCAAgcattgttgacggacggacggatgaacggaccacggacaaaaggtgatttgaatagcccaatatctgatgatggtgggctaaaataCTGCTATATGCACAATTTACATGGATATCAAACACACAGATATATCTTAATAGGGTGGACCacattatgtataaacatatgaatatatgtaatatgtaatatatgctTGTTATAAATTCTTCTTACAAATATAAAGTCCTCTAACACTGAACATGCATTCTGCACTGTTTTATGTGATATAGAATGAGCAAAGCCAACACACTTACCATATCCCATTCCCTGTAGGAATAGTCGGAAAGCCTGACAAACTTTGCCTGGCTGTTCCTCTAGGGGCATCCCTCCACAGTCGGCGATCTGGGGTAAAATAGATGTGGTATGTTACTCATTAGATTTTTtcctatttgattttttaaaatgattaaatattaacaaaagctgcatctataggagatttcagaaaagatggcgtgacgtcacagaaagtttacatccgggtcctcaaaggtacaaacacagtatggcgactaataaaaacaataacagatacgtacatccctgctacatAATCGATACtgtgacaaaagtatacactttcatacttgcaaattttgatttaaaatgttgtcttattgtttcagaggttacagacatttatatttttatatttacaatgtttattgctaaatatatttctgtagatttagtgttgaagccagcttgggAAGCGGTGCCGGGCTGTCACACATACTcgttttttgttcacacgtagatCTTATCTAAATCCATGttttgaaaaagttatgaatagataattgatttttttgtgtcatgtttctgttatacatgaaaaagctgttcacaacactatttaatataatGAAATGTGGACCATATCTGGCTAGACCACGACCGCTGGTGCATGGCTTCGTTGGTAGATCATCCCAGGTCACAGCCCATACCtggggaaattaataatattaatatgtatgtaattaccaacacatatctcaataagtacttgtgtTTTTCGATCTTTAccatgtatatcttgttttaaaggaATGCACTGTGTTACACGTATATGCAGATCTACATGTGTACATACACGTATGGCTGCCGGTAtatcttgaaaaataaaatggtgaaatcgctCATTTTTCATGCTGTAGagtttattgtttaattttcagTCGCTTTCATTCCATGGGTTGCTATATGAAGTCttaaattgaagtgatattacttttaaatattttgaatacacGTTAGAttgactacatttagatttataaatACAGATCTTAGTACtgaaatgccgaccaggacataTTGTGCAAGGCTTCAAGAATCCTAAAATActtaagttttgtttaaaatatcataaaaagttactataaactgactcatttgtatatCATAAACTCAATTCCAAAATTTTTGACGAAAAAGTTATCAAGAATACTTAATTTGGTGACTTTGAAAAAGGTCGAAATTCTGGATGTCGGCAGTACGTAACATGGCTGCTTTGCccttggggtaatctacgaaagcaaattttaattttgtcatgATCACCAAGGATTCATATACATCCTTGTAATCACAAATCGTAATTTGGTGTTTTACCATGtaagacttagaaaacagtaatcgctCTTTAAAATGACAGTATGATATTTAGgggaacttggaatttaatcTGTAATTTCAAGCCAATATTTGCAATactctgtcaatgtttatacggtAATGGCAACCGTGTTTTTCTCGTGAGTGGTCGAAAATGGAGTCtaaacaaagtaaaatatatgaatatcatatgtttatatctatatattattgttaaatattttcatttacactttctgaaataaaaataaagcaaCATTTCTCGGATTGCCGtacaatttgtttacaataaaatgtaaacaaacattgcAAGCGGCGGTGTTCCaacatgttaatgtgtacagctatacggagttgtacctttgagcgcccagatgtacctttgtgtgacgtcatctccatcttttctgaaatctcctattggGGCTTTTAAGTGATATTTGTCATGCCTACCTTGAAAAAATCTGTTTCCTGAGGATCCATCCTGCTGTTCATGTTGATGACATCTTCAATGTGAGGGGAGTCATCTCCAACCAACAACATTGTTCTGCATCTTAACaacaaatattgaatttaaaatttgaacTCCATAAAGTATCTTCAAAACCACTCACAGCATAACACTATCATTGATAGCAGCTCACAAAATCTTAACAAATCAAGAAACATtctttttttcctatttttattctttttcatcTAGTCatattacataaaaacatttatatagagCATGGATTTAAATACTAAATGCTTCAATACAAGGTCAATATCTAACAAATACAACTAAATTCTTACTTAATTGTGTTTGTCCCAGACCTCTTCATCTGATCAAGTTCCCTCACTATGCCAAGATCTGTACGCCTGaaagaaatcaaatatattatcaTAAACACAAAGAAGCAATGAATTTATTTTCCTCATAGGTCTAGTGGTTTTGATCATTGCATAAAGCAGAAATTTAGCATTTATGAACTTGCTACCAAATAATTCAGctttatatacaattttaaagACAAAATGAAGCAAAACTTCAGGACAAAAGGGATTATTTTCGAAAGCTGGCTATTTTTTggaataaacaagaggcccagagggcctgtatcactcacctggtttgtaatgcctaggaatgttctgaatacaagttcattgtttcttttctgaaggaatttgaatatttacctctaattcccctattgggtcccactctttctgctccagggggtcaaagccaaaattgatacaaattctgttaacctcaaggatgtttctgggccaaatttggttaaaatccaagcagaactatatgactattagcgatttataggatttacctctatttcccctattgggccccgcccctcctgcccccggggggtcagagccaaaatttatacaattttctgttctccttcccccaaggatgcatttctggccaaatttggttacaatccatgcagaactctaggacaagtagcgatttataggatttacctctatttcccctattgggccccgcccctcctgcccccaaggggtcagagccaaaatttatacaagttctgttcccctttcgccaaggatgtttgtgaccaaatttggttacaatccatgcagaactctaggacaagtagcgatttataggatttacctctatttcccctattgggccccgcccctcctgcccccagggggtcagagccaaaatttatacaagttctgttccccttcccccaaggatgtttgtggccaaatttggttacaatccatgcagaactctaggacaagtagcgatttataggatttacctctatttcccctattggcccgcCCCACTTCTCTTGCtgccaggggatcagagccaaaatttatacaggttctattccccttcccccaaggatgtttctggtccaatttggttacaatccatgcggaactctaggataagtagcgatttataagataacctctatttcccctattgggccccgcccctcctgcccccagggggtcacagccaaaatttatacaacttctgttcccctttcaccaaggatgtttgtggccaaatttggttacaatccatgcagaactctaggtcaagtagcgatttataggatttacctctattccccctattgggccccacttctcttgcccccagggtgtcagagccaaaatttatacaagttctgttccccttcccccaaggatgtttctggtccaATTTGTTACTATACATGCGGAACTCTAggaaaagtagcgatttataagataacctctatttcccatattgggccccgcccctccagccccagGGGAGTCAgcgccaaaatttatatacaagttctgttccccttcccccaaggatgtttttggccaaatttggttacaatccatgcataactctaggataagtagcaatttataagattaccacTATTTCCCCTATAAGGCCCccccaggatgtttgtggccaaatttggttacaatccatgcagaactcaaggacaagtagcattttataggatttacctctatttcccctattgggccctgcccctcctgccccccaaggggtcagagccaaaatttatacaagttctattcccctttcgccaaggatgtttgtggccaaatttggttgcaatccatgcagaactctaggtcaagcagcgatttataggatttacctctattccccctattgggccccacttcTCTTGCcgccaggggatcagagccaaaatttatacaagttctgttccccttcccctaaggatgtttctggtccaatttgattacaatccatgcagaactctaggacaagtagcgttttataggatttacctttattttccctattgggccccgcccctcctacccccgggggggtcagagccaaaatttatacaagttctgttccccttcccccaaggatgtttgtggccaaatttggttacaatccatgcagaactctaggacaagtagcattttataggatttacctttattttccctattgggccctgcccctcctgcccccggggggtcagagccaaaatttatacaagttctgttccccttcccccaaggatgtttgtggccaaatttggttacaatccatgcagaactctatgactgcaagtagcaatttaaaggaaatgttgacagacggacggacggacggacggacggacggacgacggacgccacgccatgacataagctcaccaacccttcgggccaggtgactTAAAAAGGACGAAATTTAAGatgatatgaaatgtttttttcaggTGAAGTCTTGACCTACTTGAGATAGGACTCGATAATGAGAGACAAATTCTGTGGGTTGATAGTCTTGATGTACTGTCGGAACACTTGCACCAAGTCTGTGTTTGTCCAACGGGTTttctaaaataacaataattatattattatattttcaaaattcacCGTGACATATGTTGttttattctgaaaaaaattaataacactTACaaaactttattatatatacatgttcctCAAGTGCATTAACCAAATTCATTGATCAAGTAACATTCAGTAAAACAAGAACTTGCAGTATGTAGTACCAACATAGATAGAATTCAAatctatttcataattaaattcACCTTTCAGagaatatattttgtgtttaataCATAGCCCATGTCCATTAAATGGTACATAATAAACTCTTCATAATAAATaatcattgtataatatatttagtACTATTGTTTATCTTTGTCTGCAGCAGAAAGCCATTTTAATACGTACAGAACCAAACCAGTGCCAGAGAAGATACTCCTCTGTGAAGTTGGTCATCTGGCCACTCCACAGGTACCAGGAGTTCATCTGAAACACAAATGACAGGTgttatatacatgatcaaatcTTGAGTAATTCATTTAAAGTGTGCTGATAAGTGATAAAGTGATTTATATCTTATTGGTCGTTTAATTATCTTACATTATGCCATCAGATGATGTAGGTACCACACAGCTCATTCTCAGTGAAAGTCAGCCATTATCCAGCATAGACAttgcattaaaatgttttgaaagttTGCTTACTGATATCTCTAGCCAACCCATGGTTGTCCCAAATTCATAaaagaattttgttttgataattcCTAATCTGATATATTACCTTCTGATATCCCCATTCAACCCAGCCAGACTTTCCTGATGTCGGGTTAATTAGCACCAAAGAGTCCACAGTTTCTGGATGGCGCAACTTAAATGGGAAGAAAAGGTGCAAGTGagcaaaatatataatgtttatctcCATAGTATTTAATCttctaaatcatttttttttaactttggcAATATTTGCTTTCAATGTGTTGATAAACTACAGTAACAGCTTTCACGAACTTTGGTTTTATCTGCAGGCAGTATTCACAGCAGTGCAACTCTTTAAGTGCACACCAAATACAACTTTGTGAAAACTTACTGCATATCTGGCAAGAATATTGCTTCCTGTTCCCATTCCAAATCCAATGAATCTGGCAAGGCTGAAATTAATATAGATGCTCGTCAATTACGATTCAaactttttatttgaaataattttggtGTTTATTATTTGAGATATTTTATAATCCATAGTTGATTATTTATGATCTAAttaattacatgattttttttgacTCAACAATGCAACTTAATCATTGATTTTACTAACTTAGTAAAAGATACATATACATTTCTTTAAATAATGCTTGTTTGCTTTGAAGTAGTAGGTAAAGGGTATGGGgtcacatacattgtacttgatCGTGTTGGGTTTCTCCAATAAGAGTGATATATAAAACTTGTTTTAAGAATGtggtaaaataaattttaaataatatctATTGTGAATTGTAAtctacaatatattttatacctACCCGTAGTTATCCACGACATTCTGAATGGAATGTGCCAATTCATCCATGGTGGGATAAACAAACCTTCAATACAAAATCATTAGTAAGTTTGTATGCAGACCTTTTAAAATTGGTGTTCACTACcgaaatatattataatgaGCAATTGAAATTTGTGCTTAAGTTGTGCAGATAAAGTAcaatattttaaacaagaggcccagagggcctgtatcgctcacctagTTTGTAaagccaagtaatgttctgaatacaggttcattgtttcttttctgaaggaattttaatattaaactctaaatcccctattgggccccacatctcccacccccagggggtcagagccaaaatttatacaaggtctgttccccctcccccaaggatgtttgtggccaaatttggttacattccattcagaactctatgactagtagcgatttaaaggatttacctctatttcccctattgggccccgcccctcctgccccctggggaccagagtcaaaatttacacaagttctgttccccttcccccaaggatgtttgtggccaaatttagttacattccattcagaactctatgacaagtagcgatttaaaggatttacctctatttcccctattgggccccgcccctcctgcccccgggggaccagagccaaaatttatacaagttctgttccccttcccccaaggatgtttgtggccaaatttggttacattccattcagaactctatgactagtagcgatttaaaggatttacctctatttcccctattgggccccatttCTCTTGCcgccaggggatcagagccaaaatttatacaagttctgttccccttcccccaaggatgtttctggtccaatttggttacaatccatgcggaactctaggataagtagcgatttataagataacctctatttcccctattgggccccgcccctcctgcccccgggggaccagagccaaaatttataaaagttctgttcccctttcccccaaggatgtttgtggccaaatttggttacaatccatgcagaactctatgacttgtagcgatttataggatttacctctatttcccctattgggctccgcccctcctgcccccgggggatcagagccaaaatttatacaagttctgttccccttcccccaaggatgtttgtggctaattttggttacaatccatgcagaactctaggacaagtagcgatttaaaggatttacctctattacccctattgggccccgcccctcctgcccctgggggaccagagccaaaatttatacaagttctgttccccctcccccaaggatgtttgtggtcaaatttggttacaatccatgcagaactctaggacaagtagcgatttataggatttacctctatttcccctattgggccccgcccctcctgccccgggggggacagagccaaaatttatacaagttctgttccccctcccccaaggatgtttgtggccaaatttggttacaatccatgcagaactctatgactagtagcgatttaaaggaaatgttgacggacggacggacggacgacggacgccgcgccatgacataagctcaccggccctttgggccaggtgagctaaaaatcatttcaataaTTTCCAAAAGAGAAATATTCAATCAAAAGTTATACTCAATGTTGACATGTTTTAAACTACAGGTACTTATTGGGTTATCTCCTTTGATCTTTTATCTGGTAATTACAGAATTTTCCCCCTTCAAAACCGATTAGCATTTGAAGGCACCTTCAGAAAAGATTCCAACAAAACATAACTTCAATTAATATAAGTAGTTAAGTACCCTTGTTCTAGCAATATCATTTAAAGCTCCCTTTTAGAGTTAGGCACTTGCTTAAAGTCAAGAATAATAGTCATTTTTCAAATGTTAATTCATATAATAACAGGTTTACCGGTGTTATGGAAATGTTTTCTAGTGTTATGGAAAAAGTTTCTAATGTTACAGAAAAGTTTTCTAAATCATTTTGAAGAAATGAACGTGTTAAGAAACACATTTAAGAAAGTATCTTTCTAATGTAAAGAAAAGTAAATATTCTAATATTATACAAAAACATTTGGTTGTTTTTATCACACCagaaacaacatgcaaacattaaTGGTTGAATGATCAAGTCAACAGAATGCAAAACACTATCGGCTCCATACAAGACAAGAATCCATTACCATCTAATTCTGGTAAAACACACTGCATCACGAAATATGGatgataaaattgttttaaatgttttatttggaatacatgtatttcaaatatacaCAATATTATTTGAGTTCTATGCCATAATTATATCCATTTTGCTTTTTAAAGATGGTTCTGGATTAAACCTGGAGAACCTAGTCAACAGTCATCTTACATCTAGTAACAACATCTCTACAGAAATAACATGTGGTAGGTAATTGTCATTTCTAATAACTAAGGGAACCCAACAGCATAATTTACCTTTGCAATTTACCTATGACCTTGCAATTGTAGCAATTATGAAAGGACCTTCAGATTATTCATTCAATGTTTTGaaactttatttattcattaaatcTTTCATTTATATATGGACTAATTTGAAATGACACATAATCCACCTAAACTTTATAACCtcattaaatattaaaacttcaaatataAACTCTGCCCTAAAGAACAAAAGTATCCAGTAATAATTAAAGCACAAAGAAAATTATTCTTTGTATCACATAGACATGATTCACACAGACAAATGTAGTGAAGGAACATGACGTGGAATATTATTACTAACACCTACAAAACCTAGCTTATTTAGATCTTGATTAACATAAGCAATTCTAAAGTCCATTTCTCTTGTGGTAAccattttatacaatatattttgtatagacATATCTCGGGAGAAACTGATCATTTACTTTAAGCTGAATAGGTGAGTTTTACTAGAAGAAAGAATAAGTTTCTGTAAATGAAGATTCAGTTGTTAAGTTTGTATTTACAGACACAGTCAAACCTCATTAACTGAGATTTAATCAAGTAATTGAGCTAACTGTAAATGTAAGATATAGAAATAATTTTTGTCAAAACTAACAAAGCAGGTCTCAAGATAAACAAGATCAAGTTAAAGAGATTCAACTGTAAAGCATTTTTAGGACAGTAAGCAAATTTAACCATCACACTATGAAAGTGGTGAAGTTGATAGGAAGCTGAAACTGAAGATGTTGATATATTAGAGCAGATTTATGGTGTTATGGATGAGGGAGGGGAGACAAGCAGGAAGAGTTAGGTGGTGACACTTGTTACACAGTTACATACCTTTTACCAAGTGAGTCGGGATTACCTAGGGCATCATGCCTAAATAGCGACAAAACAATTCATAagcatacattgtatgatgttCACATGTactcatgaaaataaataactttataTAAACACAAATGTTTCTGAAATCATAAAGGTTAAGACATTAATAGACATTGTGTAGATCTAATCCAAGATTCAAACCTTCAATTGATGCATTTAATCCACATGCAATGTTGATCCACACACAAGAATATCTCTCCTCAAAAGGGTGTTATCATAATCAGCCCTGTCTACTAGCTGTAGACATGTTATATTGTTCTGTTAttcaaacacaaaatatttataaggACATCATACAGAGGGATGATTTCTATGGAATACATCAATAGAAGAGGAAAGATATTTTGATGGGAACAACATATTTATCAGTACAAATATCCATCATGCAATCTTCTTGTATCAAGATACAGGTTATCAAGATACAGgttgatgtacaatgtacatatataaacttttttttctgaaacaaaaaacaTTGGATTTCTAACATCATTCAATCACCCAAACAgtctttcttcttctttttataaaggaattatttttcatatttctgaaATATCCTTTTATATAATCCACAAACCATTCCCACTAACATCTAAGAGCTAGGGCATGCCAGCAATGAAATTGACATTATTTCTTAACTTCAAACACCTAATTCCAAATATGCAACAATGATGTACTATAATTAACAGGCATTAGTCTAATGATCTGaatacatgtttacatatacAAGCACACAGACAAAATGGTTCACACTGAACCT
Coding sequences:
- the LOC138316136 gene encoding protein NDRG3-like isoform X4; the encoded protein is MERITDIELSSIQTEDPQSRSFSNNANSILIQEDDIETPYGNLHVAIQGDRSKMAIITFHDIGLNHVTNFQGFFSYQDMQPILRHFCVYHVNAPGQEESALHLRPEHDALGNPDSLGKRFVYPTMDELAHSIQNVVDNYGLARFIGFGMGTGSNILARYALRHPETVDSLVLINPTSGKSGWVEWGYQKMNSWYLWSGQMTNFTEEYLLWHWFGSKTRWTNTDLVQVFRQYIKTINPQNLSLIIESYLKRTDLGIVRELDQMKRSGTNTIKCRTMLLVGDDSPHIEDVINMNSRMDPQETDFFKIADCGGMPLEEQPGKVCQAFRLFLQGMGYVPSLNRLPSQNRVANNNPKKLVNATDFTNVTPVC
- the LOC138316136 gene encoding protein NDRG3-like isoform X1 — encoded protein: METNPLLEGSHDTEERTMERITDIELSSIQTEDPQSRSFSNNANSILIQEDDIETPYGNLHVAIQGDRSKMAIITFHDIGLNHVTNFQGFFSYQDMQPILRHFCVYHVNAPGQEESALHLRPEHDALGNPDSLGKRFVYPTMDELAHSIQNVVDNYGLARFIGFGMGTGSNILARYALRHPETVDSLVLINPTSGKSGWVEWGYQKMNSWYLWSGQMTNFTEEYLLWHWFGSKTRWTNTDLVQVFRQYIKTINPQNLSLIIESYLKRTDLGIVRELDQMKRSGTNTIKCRTMLLVGDDSPHIEDVINMNSRMDPQETDFFKIADCGGMPLEEQPGKVCQAFRLFLQGMGYVPSLNRLPSQNRVANNNPKKLVNATDFTNVTPVC
- the LOC138316136 gene encoding protein NDRG3-like isoform X2 encodes the protein METNPLLEGSHDTEERTMERITDIELSSIQTEDPQSRSFSNNANSILIQEDDIETPYGNLHVAIQGDRSKMAIITFHDIGLNHVTNFQGFFSYQDMQPILRHFCVYHVNAPGQEESALHLRPEHDALGNPDSLGKRFVYPTMDELAHSIQNVVDNYGLARFIGFGMGTGSNILARYALRHPETVDSLVLINPTSGKSGWVEWGYQKMNSWYLWSGQMTNFTEEYLLWHWFGSKTRWTNTDLVQVFRQYIKTINPQNLSLIIESYLKRTDLGIVRELDQMKRSGTNTIKCRTMLLVGDDSPHIEDVINMNSRMDPQETDFFKIADCGGMPLEEQPGKVCQAFRLFLQGMGYVPMNGIFPVTKSVAQSKPRRQQ
- the LOC138316136 gene encoding protein NDRG3-like isoform X3; translation: METNPLLEGSHDTEERTMERITDIELSSIQTEDPQSRSFSNNANSILIQEDDIETPYGNLHVAIQGDRSKMAIITFHDIGLNHVTNFQGFFSYQDMQPILRHFCVYHVNAPGQEESALHLRPEFVYPTMDELAHSIQNVVDNYGLARFIGFGMGTGSNILARYALRHPETVDSLVLINPTSGKSGWVEWGYQKMNSWYLWSGQMTNFTEEYLLWHWFGSKTRWTNTDLVQVFRQYIKTINPQNLSLIIESYLKRTDLGIVRELDQMKRSGTNTIKCRTMLLVGDDSPHIEDVINMNSRMDPQETDFFKIADCGGMPLEEQPGKVCQAFRLFLQGMGYVPSLNRLPSQNRVANNNPKKLVNATDFTNVTPVC